In one window of Clupea harengus chromosome 4, Ch_v2.0.2, whole genome shotgun sequence DNA:
- the plagl2 gene encoding zinc finger protein PLAGL2 yields MAAAAADAPGHNTALTQEEEDARATAKLFGGAAPPRVEREREREREREKERERGERAGGHECLVCGALFGSPDKLRLHAFCHAGEKPFHCSQPHCPKAFSSKYKLFRHMATHSPQKTHQCSFCEKMFHRKDHLKNHLQTHDPNKEAFKCEECGKHYNTKLGYKRHVAMHSATAGDLTCKVCLQSYESTPALLEHLKSHSGKSSGGAKEKKHPCDHCERRFYTRKDVRRHMVVHTGRKDFLCQYCAQRFGRKDHLTRHVKKSHSQELLKIKTEPPDMLGLMGSGSPPCSIKEELSPMMCSMGSAGDPMMAKPFPAGAPFPMGMYNTHHLQAMSNPGVGHHHHHHSLMPGSLSAAMGMGCHMEPPASLHPHHPHHHHHHHHHHHHHSPPLHPPSHSQHQQPPHQSQSHPQPPPKYQLGSTSYLLEKPLKVEMESFLMDLQSGLSVGPPSGDHHSASSPPKDGLEDELCVGDGLLSKSPAVIAESLCAANMDFSHLLGFLPLNLPPYSAPMSSGGLVMGYTTSSAISSSSSSSSSSSSSSHATEPHGAAVSALPLTSLQHQPQEHQGSSGGLGLGPLHPLPPVFSSSLSTTTLPRFHQAFQ; encoded by the exons ATGGCAGCAGCCGCCGCCGATGCCCCAGGCCACAACACAGCACTGacgcaggaggaagaggacgcaCGCGCCACAGCCAAGCTGTTTGGAGGCGCCGCACCGCCgcgagtggagagagagagagagcgagagagggagagagagaaagagagggagaggggagagagagcgggcggCCACGAGTGTCTGGTGTGCGGGGCTCTCTTTGGCTCGCCTGACAAGCTTCGGCTGCACGCCTTCTGCCACGCGGGGGAGAAGCCGTTCCACTGCTCGCAGCCCCACTGTCCGAAGGCCTTCAGTTCCAAATATAAGCTTTTCAG GCATATggccacacactctccacagaaGACTCATCAGTGCTCATTCTGTGAAAAGATGTTCCACCGCAAAGACCACCTGAAGAACCACCTGCAGACCCACGACCCCAACAAGGAGGCCTTCAAGTGCGAGGAGTGCGGCAAGCACTACAACACCAAGCTGGGCTACAAGCGGCACGTGGCCATGCACTCGGCCACGGCGGGCGACCTCACCTGCAAGGTGTGCCTGCAGAGCTACGAAAGCACTCCGGCGCTGCTCGAGCACCTCAAGAGCCACTCGGGCAAGAGCTCGGGCGGTGCCAAGGAGAAGAAGCACCCGTGCGACCACTGCGAGCGCCGCTTCTACACGCGCAAGGACGTGCGGCGCCACATGGTGGTGCACACGGGCCGCAAGGACTTCCTGTGCCAGTACTGCGCCCAGCGCTTCGGGCGCAAAGACCACCTGACGCGCCATGTCAAGAAGAGCCACTCGCAGGAGCTGCTGAAGATCAAGACGGAGCCGCCGGACATGCTGGGCCTGATGGGCTCGGGCTCGCCGCCCTGCTCCATCAAGGAGGAGCTCAGCCCCATGATGTGCAGCATGGGCTCAGCCGGAGACCCCATGATGGCCAAGCCCTTCCCCGCCGGAGCGCCCTTCCCCATGGGCATGTACAACACGCACCACCTTCAGGCCATGTCCAACCCGGGGGtgggccaccaccaccaccaccactccctgATGCCCGGCTCCCTGTCAGCTGCTATGGGCATGGGCTGCCACATGGAGCCCCCGGCGTCCTTGCACCCGCACCAcccgcaccaccaccaccatcaccaccaccaccatcaccatcactcaCCGCCTCTGCATCCTCCATCGCACTCCCAGCATCAGCAGCCTCCGCACCAGTCGCAGTCGCATCCCCAGCCCCCGCCCAAGTACCAGCTCGGATCTACCTCATACCTGCTGGAGAAGCCGCTgaaggtggagatggagagtttCCTGATGGATCTGCAGAGCGGGCTCTCCGTGGGGCCGCCCTCGGGTGATCACCACAGTGCCTCCTCGCCCCCTAAGGACGGTCTGGAGGACGAGCTGTGCGTCGGCGACGGCCTTCTTTCCAAGAGCCCGGCTGTCATCGCCGAGTCTCTGTGTGCTGCTAACATGGACTTCTCCCACCTGCTGGGTTTCCTGCCGCTCAACCTGCCCCCCTACAGCGCCCCCATGAGCTCCGGAGGCCTGGTGATGGGCTACACCACCTCGTCggccatctcctcctcttcctcctcgtcttcttcctcctcctcgtcctcgcaCGCCACCGAGCCTCATGGTGCCGCCGTCTCGGCGCTGCCTCTTACCTCTTTGCAACATCAACCTCAGGAGCACCAAGGCTCCAGCGGGGGCCTCGGCCTGGGGCCCCTGCACCCCCTCCCGCCAGTGTTCAGCTCCAGCCTCAGCACCACCACCCTGCCTCGCTTCCACCAGGCCTTTCAATGA